Proteins encoded by one window of Pelecanus crispus isolate bPelCri1 chromosome 8, bPelCri1.pri, whole genome shotgun sequence:
- the NUDT7 gene encoding peroxisomal coenzyme A diphosphatase NUDT7, protein MAAAERQDELERKSVKEKARLRLREFDVGDKFSHLPLPKASVFLPLMVREGKLHLLLTVRSMQLRRSPGEVCFPGGKSEAIDKDEIDTALREAKEEVGLQPEKVEVICRLVPGIDKMNHLVTPVVGFIEDTFQAVPNPDEVSSVFVVPLEYFIKPVNYKSLPYKTPSGYLSWMHCFIYDDHEHGMSFKIWGLTAHFAVFLALVIFGKRPTFEVDYDLDNLISSSENNFMNLYASLDARKKSSL, encoded by the exons ATGGCGGCTGCGGAGCGGCAGGATGAGCTGGAAAG AAAGAGTGTTAAAGAGAAAGCCAGGCTCCGCCTGAGGGAGTTCGATGTCGGAGACAAATTCTCCCACTTGCCGCTGCCCAAAGCCTCTGTCTTCCTGCCGCTGATGGTGAGGGAGGGGAAGCTGCACTTGCTGCTCACTGTCAGGTCGATGCAG CTGAGAAGATCACCAGGGGAAGTGTGTTTTCCAGGAGGTAAAAGTGAAGCAATTGATAAAGATGAAATTGATACTGCTCTCCGAGAAGCTAAAGAAGAAGTGGGACTCCAGCCAGAGAAGGTGGAAGTTATCTGTAGGCTTGTGCCTGGAATTGATAAA atgAATCACTTGGTAACACCAGTTGTAGGATTTATAGAGGATACATTCCAGGCCGTTCCTAATCCAGATGAAGTGAGCAGTGTTTTTGTTGTGCCATTGGAGTACTTTATCAAGCCCGTAAATTACAAGTCCTTGCCTTATAAAACCCCATCTGGTTACTTAAGTTGGATGCACTGCTTTATATATGATGACCATGAACATGGAATGTCATTCAAGATATGGGGACTTACTGCAcactttgctgtatttcttgCTCTTGTAATTTTTGGGAAGAGACCTACCTTTGAAGTTGATTATGATCTTGACAACTTAATTTCATCCTCTGAGAATAACTTCATGAATTTATATGCATCCTTAGATGCGAGAAAGAAGAGTAGTCTATGA